The proteins below come from a single Sander lucioperca isolate FBNREF2018 chromosome 20, SLUC_FBN_1.2, whole genome shotgun sequence genomic window:
- the LOC116054671 gene encoding ankyrin repeat and SOCS box protein 13-like, whose amino-acid sequence MEIEKARPYFFGDIGCWSERTEVHKAASLGQTSQLQRLIQSGASVNVVAVDSITPLHEACVRGQAQCVRLLLDAGAQVDARNVDGSTPLCDACSAGSLECVRLLLDHGAKTNPALTSRTASPLHEACMGGNSDCVKLLIAMGACLEAYDLYYGTPLHVACANEHTDCVKELLNAGAKVNAARLHETPLHHAAKNTRVEMVKILVEFGANIYARDQHNRKPVDYTTPGSPSATCLHFYETTPMNLQQLSRMAMRKTLGTRALEVIGQLNAPKLIISYLCYQ is encoded by the exons ATGGAAATTGAAAAGGCTCGTCCATATTTCTTTGGAGACATCG GCTGCTGGTCAGAGAGAACAGAGGTGCACAAGGCGGCGTCCCTCGGCCAGACCTCCCAGCTGCAGCGTCTCATCCAAAGCGGAGCTTCAGTCAATGTGGTGGCAGTGGACTCCATCACGCCGCTGCACGAGGCCTGCGTCCGCGGACAGGCCCAGTGTGTCCGGCTGCTGCTGGATGCTGGAGCCCAG GTGGATGCGAGGAACGTAGACGGGAGCACCCCGCTGTGTGACGCCTGTTCGGCTGGTAGTTTGGAGTGTGTTAGGCTCCTGCTGGATCATGGCGCCAAGACCAACCCCGCCCTCACCTCCCGCACGGCCTCGCCCCTCCACGAGGCCTGCATGGGAG GAAACTCTGACTGTGTGAAGCTCCTGATTGCCATGGGTGCTTGCCTGGAGGCGTACGACCTTTACTACGGGACCCCGCTACATGTGGCTTGTGCTAACGAACACACAGACTGTGTTAAAGAGCTGCTCAATGCAG GTGCTAAAGTGAATGCAGCCAGGCTACATGAGACTCCGCTGCACCACGCTGCTAAAAACACGCGGGTTGAGATGGTAAAGATACTGGTGGAGTTCGGGGCAAACATCTACGCCCGAGATCAGCACAACAGGAAACCTGTGGATTACACCACGCCCGGCTCTCCCTCTGCAACCTGCCTACACTTTTACGAGA CCACCCCCATGAACCTGCAGCAGCTCAGCAGGATGGCAATGAGGAAGACGCTGGGCACCAGAGCTCTGGAGGTCATCGGTCAACTCAACGCACCAAAACTCATCATCAGCTACCTCTGCTATCAGTGA